Proteins from a genomic interval of Hoplias malabaricus isolate fHopMal1 chromosome 13, fHopMal1.hap1, whole genome shotgun sequence:
- the lrrc4ba gene encoding leucine-rich repeat-containing protein 4B, giving the protein MRIATVTGLPSPSPLLLLLAQVPLWLLLFGQEAAGASSTCPTSCSCSNQASRVICTRQNLDEVPDNISNNTRYLNLQENSIQVIRSDTFKHLRHLEILQLSKNHIRQIEVGAFNGLPNLNTLELFDNRLTLVPSQAFEYLSKLRELWLRNNPIETLPGYAFHRVPSLRRLDLGELKKLDYISDAAFVGLINLRYLNLGMCGLKDIPNLTPLVRLEELELSGNRLEIIRPGSFQGLESLRKLWLMHSQMSVIERNAFDDLKSLEELNLSHNSLHSLPHDLFTPLQKLERVHLNHNPWVCNCDVLWLSWWLKETVPSNTTCCARCHAPPYLKGKYIGELDQSHFTCYAPVIVEPPTDLNVTEGMAAELKCRTGTSMTSVNWITPNGTLMTHGSYRVRISVLHDGTLNFTNVTLRDTGQYTCMVTNSAGNTTATAVLNVTAADAIVNYTYFTTVTVETTGDEDSALRSINETIIHIPGTTPSGHLWHDVIPTTASSLSVFGSSSSPRATKPTFTVPVTDPSYPSGLDDVMKTTKIIIGCFVAITFMAAVMLVVFYKLRKQHQLHKHHGPARAIEIINVEDEIGAGASVRGSGISGGATVPQVGSGGGSQSLRLHHPEIVNLPNLARAEHLNHYYKPHHFNNNMMGLGLSGGSGVGLNNNNNPSPCSQAQPTPISCTQVPVSVGSAPCSIPTPMPLPTLGIHGSLKGLIGKGQNPQIEPLLFKSGSKENVQETQI; this is encoded by the exons ATGCGTATCGCCACGGTGACCGGCCTCCCTagcccctcccccctcctcctcctattGGCCCAGGTGCCACTGTGGCTCCTCCTCTTCGGCCAAGAGGCAGCAGGAGCCTCGTCGACCTGCCCGACGTCCTGCAGCTGCTCCAACCAGGCAAGCCGAGTGATCTGCACCAGACAGAACCTGGACGAGGTGCCGGACAACATTTCAAACAACACGCGATACCTCAACTTACAGGAGAACTCCATACAG GTGATTAGGTCAGACACCTTCAAACACTTGCGGCACCTGGAGATCCTTCAGCTTTCCAAGAACCACATCCGTCAGATCGAGGTTGGAGCGTTCAATGGCCTTCCTAACCTCAACACACTGGAACTGTTTGACAACCGCCTCACGCTGGTACCATCGCAGGCATTCGAGTACCTCAGCAAGCTACGCGAGCTCTGGCTTCGCAACAATCCCATCGAGACTCTGCCTGGCTATGCCTTCCATCGGGTGCCCTCCCTTCGTCGTCTTGACCTGGGTGAGCTCAAGAAGCTGGACTATATTTCAGACGCTGCCTTTGTGGGTCTTATCAATCTGCGCTACTTAAACCTGGGTATGTGCGGTCTGAAGGACATCCCTAACTTGACGCCTTTGGTCCGACTTGAGGAGCTGGAGCTCTCTGGAAACAGACTGGAGATCATAAGGCCTGGCTCGTTCCAAGGCCTGGAGTCTTTACGGAAACTGTGGCTGATGCATTCTCAGATGTCCGTCATCGAGCGCAATGCATTTGATGATCTTAAAAGCCTGGAAGAGCTGAACTTGTCACACAATTCCCTCCACTCTTTGCCCCATGATCTCTTTACACCCTTGCAGAAACTGGAGAGAGTGCACCTCAACCACAATCCCTGGGTGTGTAACTGTGATGTTCTGTGGCTAAGCTGGTGGCTGAAAGAAACAGTGCCCAGTAACACCACCTGTTGTGCGCGGTGTCATGCGCCTCCGTATCTTAAGGGCAAGTATATTGGTGAACTTGACCAGAGCCATTTTACCTGCTATGCTCCTGTCATCGTAGAGCCTCCTACTGACCTCAATGTGACTGAAGGCATGGCTGCTGAGCTCAAGTGCCGCACTGGGACCTCCATGACCTCCGTCAACTGGATCACTCCCAATGGTACCCTGATGACCCATGGATCATACCGTGTCCGAATCTCCGTGCTGCATGACGGGACGCTGAACTTCACCAATGTTACCCTGCGAGATACTGGTCAGTACACATGCATGGTGACCAATTCTGCTGGAAACACTACAGCAACAGCTGTCCTGAATGTCACCGCAGCAGACGCCATTGTAAACTACACCTACTTCACCACCGTGACCGTGGAAACTACTGGGGACGAGGATTCTGCCCTACGCTCTATTAATGAGACCATCATCCACATCCCTGGAACGACACCGTCTGGGCATCTTTGGCACGATGTGATCCCAACTACTGCTTCATCTCTGTCCGTTTTTGGCTCTTCGTCTTCTCCTCGGGCAACTAAACCCACATTTACTGTCCCAGTTACTGACCCCAGTTACCCTTCCGGCCTGGATGACGTAATGAAAACCACCAAGATCATCATTGGCTGCTTTGTGGCTATTACCTTTATGGCTGCTGTGATGCTAGTGGTTTTCTACAAGCTTCGGAAGCAGCACCAGCTCCACAAGCACCATGGACCAGCACGGGCCATCGAGATCATCAACGTGGAGGACGAGATCGGAGCTGGTGCCAGTGTCCGAGGCAGCGGGATCAGTGGAGGTGCAACTGTGCCCCAAGTTGGATCTGGAGGAGGAAGTCAAAGCTTGCGGCTGCACCACCCAGAGATCGTCAACTTGCCAAACCTTGCTCGGGCGGAGCATCTCAACCACTACTACAAGCCCCACCACTTCAACAACAACATGATGGGCCTTGGCCTCTCCGGAGGTTCTGGGGTCGGCctcaacaataacaacaacccTTCTCCTTGCTCCCAGGCTCAACCCACGCCCATCTCTTGCACCCAGGTGCCTGTTTCTGTGGGCAGTGCACCTTGCTCTATTCCCACACCTATGCCCCTGCCAACCCTTGGCATTCATGGGTCGCTTAAAGGCCTCATAGGTAAAGGGCAGAACCCTCAGATCGAGCCCCTTCTTTTCAAGAGTGGCTCGAAGGAGAACGTCCAAGAGACTCAGATCTGA